A stretch of Salvelinus alpinus chromosome 4, SLU_Salpinus.1, whole genome shotgun sequence DNA encodes these proteins:
- the LOC139573221 gene encoding phosphatidylinositol 4-phosphate 5-kinase type-1 alpha-like isoform X2: MATAVPVDSGLTAPTGSSASRKMASPEMPGSSQSMKKTIGHRGVETNTGETTYKKTTSSALKGAIQLGITHTVGSLSQKAERDVLMQDFVVVESIFFPSEGSNLTPAHHYSDFRFKTYAPIAFRYFRELFGIRPDDYLYSLCNDGLIELSNSGASGSLFYVSSDDEFIIKTVQHKEAEFLQKLLPGYFMNLNQNKRTLLPKFYGLYCIQAGGKNIRLVVMNNLLPRVVHMHHKYDMKGSTYKRRASAKERDKTFPTFKDLDFIQDLPDGLLLETDNYNALSKTIQRDCLLLQSFKIMDYSLLVGIHNLEQANRERERGGGQMGDSGGSEGAVTPDQRRPQAQKSLYCTAMESIQGEARGKGALESEDHMGGIPAKNSKGERLLVFIGIIDILQSYRFIKKLEHSWKALVYDGDTVSVHRPGFYAERFQQFMCNTVFKKIPLKLSPSKKSRGGGPGGLRRAPTLGGPTPLSHAAGQSVVDSRLVYQSHFNRADAEGDSGMQSGRPDLVPRTPPLAGGSGDAEANFSTSSLGSTGLTSSSPPLQSVGVEVHRAVTSTDQDHGVSHSIGAEVEASGDQSGNEDAISLSDIVPETNICF; this comes from the exons ATGGCTACCGCCGTTCCAGTTGATTCGGGATTGACTGCTCCGACAG gGTCCAGTGCGTCTCGGAAAATGGCATCTCCAGAG atgCCTGGATCCAGTCAGAGTATGAAGAAGACCATTGGACACAGAGGAGTTGAGACGAACACTGGAGAGACCACCTATAAGAAG ACCACGTCGTCAGCCCTGAAAGGAGCAATTCAGCTGGGCATCACTCACACTGTGGGCAGCCTGAGTCAGAAGGCTGAGAGGGATGTTCTCATGCAGGACTTTGTGGTGGTCGAGAGCATCTTCTTCCCCAG tgaagGCAGTAACCTGACCCCTGCCCACCACTACAGTGATTTCAGGTTTAAGACCTACGCCCCCATCGCCTTCCGCTACTTCAGAGAACTCTTTGGCATCCGGCCAGACGACTACCTG TACTCTCTGTGTAACGATGGCCTGATAGAGCTGTCTAACTCCGGGGCCAGTGGCTCTCTCTTCTACGTGTCCAGTGATGATGAGTTCATTATCAAGACGGTGCAGCACAAAGAGGCTGAGTTTCTCCAGAAGCTACTGCCAGGATACTTCATG AACCTGAATCAGAACAAACGGACCCTGCTCCCTAAGTTCTACGGTCTGTACTGCATCCAGGCGGGAGGGAAGAACATCCGCCTGGTGGTGATGAACAACCTGCTGCCCCGCGTGGTCCACATGCACCATAAGTACGACATGAAGGGTTCCACCTATAAGAGACGGGCCTCAGCCAAGGAGAGGGACAAGACTTTTCCCACCTTTAAAGACCTGGACTTCATCCAGGACCTGCCTGATGGACTGCTGCTGGAGACGGACAACTACAACGCCCTTAGCAAGACCATCCAGAGAGACTGcctg CTCCTGCAGAGTTTTAAAATCATGGACTACAGTCTACTGGTGGGGATCCATAACCTGGAGCAGgctaatagagagagggagagaggtggggggcaGATGGGGGACAGTGGGGGGTCAGAGGGGGCAGTGACCCCAGACCAGCGCCGACCCCAGGCCCAGAAAAGTCTATACTGCACAGCCATGGAGTCTATACAGGGAGAGGCCCGCGGGAAGGGAGCCCTGGAGTCTGAGGACCA TATGGGCGGGATCCCAGCCAAGAACTCTAAAGGAGAGAGGTTGCTGGTCTTTATCGGCATCATCGACATTCTGCAGTCCTACAG GTTTATCAAGAAGTTGGAACACTCGTGGAAGGCCCTAGTCTATGATGGG GATACAGTGTCGGTGCACAGACCAGGCTTCTACGCTGAGCGCTTCCAACAATTCATGTGTAACACAGTGTTCAAGAAGATCCCAT TGAAGCTCTCCCCATCCAAGAAGTCTCGTGGTGGGGGTCCGGGGGGTCTGAGGAGAGCTCCTACCCTGGGAggccccacccccctctcccacGCTGCTGGACAGTCTGTAGTGGACTCCCGACTCGTCTACCAATCCCACTTCAACAGGGCTGACGCAGAGGGAGACAGCG GCATGCAGTCGGGCAGGCCAGACCTGGTGCCAAGGACCCCTCCCCTGGCGGGAGGGTCAGGGGATGCAGAGGCCAACTTTTCCACGTCCTCATTAGGAAGCACAGgactcacctcctcctctcctccgctacA gtcagtAGGGGTTGAGGTGCATAGAGCAGTAACAAGCACAGACCAAGACCACGGTGTCTCCCACAG tattgGTGCAGAAGTGGAAGCGTCAGGTGATCAGTCAGGTAATGAAGATGCCATCTCACTATCCGACATCGTCCCAGAGACTAACATCTGCTTT TAA
- the LOC139573221 gene encoding phosphatidylinositol 4-phosphate 5-kinase type-1 alpha-like isoform X1, which translates to MATAVPVDSGLTAPTDIRTLFWRRALQRGSSASRKMASPEMPGSSQSMKKTIGHRGVETNTGETTYKKTTSSALKGAIQLGITHTVGSLSQKAERDVLMQDFVVVESIFFPSEGSNLTPAHHYSDFRFKTYAPIAFRYFRELFGIRPDDYLYSLCNDGLIELSNSGASGSLFYVSSDDEFIIKTVQHKEAEFLQKLLPGYFMNLNQNKRTLLPKFYGLYCIQAGGKNIRLVVMNNLLPRVVHMHHKYDMKGSTYKRRASAKERDKTFPTFKDLDFIQDLPDGLLLETDNYNALSKTIQRDCLLLQSFKIMDYSLLVGIHNLEQANRERERGGGQMGDSGGSEGAVTPDQRRPQAQKSLYCTAMESIQGEARGKGALESEDHMGGIPAKNSKGERLLVFIGIIDILQSYRFIKKLEHSWKALVYDGDTVSVHRPGFYAERFQQFMCNTVFKKIPLKLSPSKKSRGGGPGGLRRAPTLGGPTPLSHAAGQSVVDSRLVYQSHFNRADAEGDSGMQSGRPDLVPRTPPLAGGSGDAEANFSTSSLGSTGLTSSSPPLQSVGVEVHRAVTSTDQDHGVSHSIGAEVEASGDQSGNEDAISLSDIVPETNICF; encoded by the exons ATGGCTACCGCCGTTCCAGTTGATTCGGGATTGACTGCTCCGACAG ACATTAGGACTCTGTTCTGGAGGAGAGCCTTGCAGAGAG gGTCCAGTGCGTCTCGGAAAATGGCATCTCCAGAG atgCCTGGATCCAGTCAGAGTATGAAGAAGACCATTGGACACAGAGGAGTTGAGACGAACACTGGAGAGACCACCTATAAGAAG ACCACGTCGTCAGCCCTGAAAGGAGCAATTCAGCTGGGCATCACTCACACTGTGGGCAGCCTGAGTCAGAAGGCTGAGAGGGATGTTCTCATGCAGGACTTTGTGGTGGTCGAGAGCATCTTCTTCCCCAG tgaagGCAGTAACCTGACCCCTGCCCACCACTACAGTGATTTCAGGTTTAAGACCTACGCCCCCATCGCCTTCCGCTACTTCAGAGAACTCTTTGGCATCCGGCCAGACGACTACCTG TACTCTCTGTGTAACGATGGCCTGATAGAGCTGTCTAACTCCGGGGCCAGTGGCTCTCTCTTCTACGTGTCCAGTGATGATGAGTTCATTATCAAGACGGTGCAGCACAAAGAGGCTGAGTTTCTCCAGAAGCTACTGCCAGGATACTTCATG AACCTGAATCAGAACAAACGGACCCTGCTCCCTAAGTTCTACGGTCTGTACTGCATCCAGGCGGGAGGGAAGAACATCCGCCTGGTGGTGATGAACAACCTGCTGCCCCGCGTGGTCCACATGCACCATAAGTACGACATGAAGGGTTCCACCTATAAGAGACGGGCCTCAGCCAAGGAGAGGGACAAGACTTTTCCCACCTTTAAAGACCTGGACTTCATCCAGGACCTGCCTGATGGACTGCTGCTGGAGACGGACAACTACAACGCCCTTAGCAAGACCATCCAGAGAGACTGcctg CTCCTGCAGAGTTTTAAAATCATGGACTACAGTCTACTGGTGGGGATCCATAACCTGGAGCAGgctaatagagagagggagagaggtggggggcaGATGGGGGACAGTGGGGGGTCAGAGGGGGCAGTGACCCCAGACCAGCGCCGACCCCAGGCCCAGAAAAGTCTATACTGCACAGCCATGGAGTCTATACAGGGAGAGGCCCGCGGGAAGGGAGCCCTGGAGTCTGAGGACCA TATGGGCGGGATCCCAGCCAAGAACTCTAAAGGAGAGAGGTTGCTGGTCTTTATCGGCATCATCGACATTCTGCAGTCCTACAG GTTTATCAAGAAGTTGGAACACTCGTGGAAGGCCCTAGTCTATGATGGG GATACAGTGTCGGTGCACAGACCAGGCTTCTACGCTGAGCGCTTCCAACAATTCATGTGTAACACAGTGTTCAAGAAGATCCCAT TGAAGCTCTCCCCATCCAAGAAGTCTCGTGGTGGGGGTCCGGGGGGTCTGAGGAGAGCTCCTACCCTGGGAggccccacccccctctcccacGCTGCTGGACAGTCTGTAGTGGACTCCCGACTCGTCTACCAATCCCACTTCAACAGGGCTGACGCAGAGGGAGACAGCG GCATGCAGTCGGGCAGGCCAGACCTGGTGCCAAGGACCCCTCCCCTGGCGGGAGGGTCAGGGGATGCAGAGGCCAACTTTTCCACGTCCTCATTAGGAAGCACAGgactcacctcctcctctcctccgctacA gtcagtAGGGGTTGAGGTGCATAGAGCAGTAACAAGCACAGACCAAGACCACGGTGTCTCCCACAG tattgGTGCAGAAGTGGAAGCGTCAGGTGATCAGTCAGGTAATGAAGATGCCATCTCACTATCCGACATCGTCCCAGAGACTAACATCTGCTTT TAA